The following coding sequences lie in one Rutidosis leptorrhynchoides isolate AG116_Rl617_1_P2 chromosome 4, CSIRO_AGI_Rlap_v1, whole genome shotgun sequence genomic window:
- the LOC139839574 gene encoding E3 SUMO-protein ligase SIZ1-like, whose protein sequence is MGDLVLECKRKMARFRVQELKDVLSQLGLSKTGRKQELMERILALFSVEEASDTHISLKRFIPKEDVAMIIDETYSKLQIIGANDTVAGGHNVFDRSRITLKEENVDQKIRCLCGSPLKTESMIQCVDPQCHVLQHISCVKIPMKYTEEALPASSQHYCETCRIDRCDPFWKTLSYPLSPVKLNRGSSITDDGLQPIQTVETSFQITKPIVNMLENAGYGVQAWCILLNDNVPFRMHWPQYPDLKVNGIPVKTIDRPVSKMLGANGRDDGPSISMYLVDGINKVSLCGSDARTFCLGVRLVRQRTFQQVISMIPSEKEGESFNEAVARVCRCIGGGVVAANDDSDSDLEVIADNVTINLRCPMSGRRMNTAARFRRCIHLGCFDLDTFVQINQRSKKWQCPICLKNYALEDIIIDPYLNRIVKMMQSCDEDVTEIEVKFNGSWRAKIGHPFKDLERWHLSDGSLSVSEALDDSNWEVSGVESANGNANQSEEYITNNNNNNQEVILMSSGSSENMNEDELQSINHHNMMDYKPPYSHKQSSGITNKSCSSSVANPSVIVISDSEDEDCDTVSVTGVSIIGPPNTSFRPLTANHEIPAASPHPNEEAESSQTGNGKQFALPFRFPRQPRTVRKHHGTKVIK, encoded by the exons ATGGgtgatttggtgcttgaatgcaaG AGAAAAATGGCACGTTTTAGAGTTCAAGAGCTTAAAGATGTTCTCAGCCAGCTTGGCCTTTCAAAGACCGGGAGAAAGCAG GAACTGATGGAGCGGATACTGGCATTGTTTTCCGTGGAAGAAG CATCAGATACACATATTTCACTAAAAAGATTTATTCCGAAGGAAGATGTGGCAATGATAATCGATGAAACTTACAG CAAACTACAGATTATAGGGGCAAATGATACAGTAGCTGGTGGTCATAATGTGTTTGACCGTAGCAGGATTACACTGAAAGAGGAGAATGTGGATCAAAAAATTCGTTGTCTATGTGGCAGTCCACTGAAAACAGAATCAATGATTCAG TGTGTAGATCCACAATGTCATGTTTTGCAGCACATTTCATGTGTCAAAATCCCAATGAAGTACACTGAGGAAGCTCTTCCTGCATCTTCTCAACATTATTGTGAAACTTGTCGAATCGATCGCTGTGACCC TTTTTGGAAGACTCTGTCATACCCTCTATCTCCAGTAAAGCTCAATCGTGGGTCAAGTATCACGGATGATGG TTTACAGCCAATACAAACTGTGGAAACAAGCTTTCAAATTACCAAACCAATTGTAAATATGCTGGAGAATGCAGGATACGGTGTACAG GCGTGGTGCATTCTTCTTAATGATAACGTTCCATTCAGGATGCATTGGCCACAATATCCAGATCTAAAAGTTAATG GCATCCCTGTTAAAACAATTGATAGACCGGTATCGAAGATGCTTGGAGCTAATGGTCGTGATGATGGTCCATCA aTCTCAATGTATCTAGTGGATGGAATTAACAAGGTCTCTTTATGTGGTTCTGATGCTCGAACTTTTTGTTTGGGTGTCAGGCTAGTGAGACAACGGACCTTTCAACAG GTTATCAGCATGATCCCTAGTGAAAAGGAAGGTGAATCTTTTAATGAAGCTGTTGCTCGTGTTTGTCGTTGCATTGGTGGTGGAGTAGTTGCTGCTAATGATGATAGTGACAGTGATTTGGAAGTTATTGCTGATAATGTCACAATTAATCTCCGTTGCCCT ATGAGCGGGCGTAGAATGAACACTGCTGCTAGATTTAGACGATGCATTCACCTGGGATGTTTTGATCTCGATACTTTTGTTCAAATCAACCAAAGATCTAAAAAG TGGCAATGCCCAATTTGTCTAAAGAATTATGCGCTTGAGGATATTATTATTGATCCCTATTTAAATCGTATTGTGAAGATG ATGCAATCATGTGATGAAGATGTTACTGAGATCGAAGTGAAGTTTAACGGTTCATGGCGAGCCAAAATTGGACATCCGTTTAAGGATCTTGAACGATGGCATCTTTCAGATGGATCATTATCTGTTTCAGAAGCTCTGGATGATTCAAATTGGGAAGTTTCTGGTGTAGAAAGTGCAAATGGCAACGCGAATCAATCAGAAGAATAtattaccaacaacaacaacaacaaccaggaaGTTATATTAATGAGTAGTGGCTCTTCAGAAAACATGAATGAAGATGAGTTACAAAGTATCAATCATCATAATATGATGGATTATAAGCCGCCATACAGCCATAAGCAGTCATCTGGAATCACCAACAAAAGTTGTTCCTCATCAGTGGCTAATCCTAGTGTCATTGTTATAAGTGATTCGGAAGATGAGGATTGCGATACCGTTTCTGTGACAGGCGTCTCAATAATTGGACCACCTAATACTAGTTTTCGCCCGCTCACTGCTAATCATGAAATTCCAGCTG CTTCACCCCATCCTAACGAGGAAGCTGAATCTAGTCAGACGGGTAATGGCAAACAGTTTGCTCTCCCATTCAGATTCCCTCGTCAGCCGAGGACAGTAAGGAAGCATCATGGAACAAAGGTTATCAAGTGA
- the LOC139839573 gene encoding uncharacterized protein encodes MKKGRKHVVLLKADKKGKIVSKKAESEDMVVDLGFNGVVKQSSDTCDQVMEDVTLDKSGNGPVVEGSRKPSNEATKAEVVGPNVERRTPKWSKSLIRKERDKLKKLVKVGTGEGNVDESIKYEEHGNTRNKSFQSIIEVTMNDAQNSKRSSTVETVKRATDSVKEGTDAGLDSTKVLDSVIKVDELVAVENLAAKDEAHEDENSEIGKEERSESTIEADTDIVRKINDELKKEPQIIEEEIDVADKKKELEIGLTKEVADADHVIDETTEKKDEVSESLTVANVGSEEDDVEVVEEGLEEKDEVHEVVNSGTEEILTTERSELGITELDDVAATDDDDAGMDIDEVLGWKDELDEQKVDPTNLSTMDENVEVEEKEIDTLEAKQLYETAVSFHQSRYFLAPENEGEFSVFDLVWGKIRSYPWWPGQIFDPSDASEKAMKHHKKDCFLVAYFGDRTCAWNESTALKPFRSTFSQIANRTNSEAFNNAVHCALQEVSRRVELGLACSCIPREIYENIKCQIVENAGIKQESSKRQGIDKSASVNSFEPDKLVDYVRLLAKFPYGESDKMELTMAIAQLSSYGRYKRYCQLAEFQLCGDISEADQVMNDATFIDDGSKKRKALDSISDEPVETAKPSFKVGACSQKVESQQTGPLLKGKPVDQVVSDQAQLLSQLYLAARDPIKGHDFLNTIVPFFNSHRAAILNKIRQDSVNTKKRKASNENDLEEFGFDDYWTDRIVQNNPNEQLSQEHQNGDRVHQTVKPTRRSNKKRFFSSNYEIEAKEQLELIERRRLNLETELLMKFTEGIYFPSEVHLNKIFKRFGPLMESETKVDRQNGRARVVFKKCSDAEVAHNSAGKFNIFGSILVNFELNYTPLISYKPCPLPPAQDTTDAC; translated from the coding sequence ATGAAAAAAGGTAGAAAACATGTTGTGTTGTTGAAAGCTGATAAAAAAGGTAAAATTGTAAGTAAGAAAGCTGAAAGTGAGGATATGGTGGTCGATTTAGGGTTTAATGGTGTTGTGAAACAGAGTTCCGATACTTGCGATCAGGTTATGGAAGATGTAACTTTAGACAAATCTGGGAATGGTCCAGTAGTGGAAGGTTCTAGAAAACCGTCCAACGAGGCGACTAAAGCTGAGGTGGTGGGACCAAATGTAGAGCGAAGAACCCCAAAGTGGTCAAAGTCGTTAATCAGGAAAGAGAGAGATAAATTGAAAAAACTGGTCAAAGTGGGAACAGGTGAAGGTAATGTTGATGAGAGCATTAAATATGAGGAACATGGAAACACGAGGAACAAGAGTTTTCAGTCAATAATCGAGGTTACAATGAATGATGCTCAAAATTCAAAAAGAAGTTCGACTGTGGAGACAGTTAAACGGGCTACAGATTCTGTTAAAGAAGGTACTGATGCAGGTTTGGATTCCACAAAGGTTTTAGACTCTGTGATAAAAGTTGATGAATTGGTTGCAGTGGAGAATTTAGCTGCTAAAGATGAAGCTCACGAGGATGAGAACTCTGAAATTGGCAAAGAAGAAAGATCAGAGTCAACAATAGAAGCTGATACAGATATTGTTCGCAAGATAAATGATGAATTAAAGAAAGAACCTCAAATTATTGAAGAGGAAATTGATGTAGCAGATAAAAAAAAAGAACTTGAAATAGGTTTGACCAAAGAAGTGGCTGATGCAGACCATGTgatagatgaaacaactgaaaaaaaAGATGAAGTTTCAGAGTCATTAACTGTGGCCAATGTTGGCTCAGAAGAAGATGATGTGGAGGTTGTTGAAGAAGGTTTAGAAGAAAAAGATGAAGTTCATGAGGTTGTTAATTCAGGAACAGAGGAAATTTTGACAACTGAAAGATCTGAACTTGGCATCACTGAACTTGATGACGTGGCagctactgatgatgatgatgctggaaTGGACATTGATGAAGTACTCGGTTGGAAAGATGAATTAGATGAGCAAAAAGTGGACCCCACAAATCTCTCAACGATGGACGAGAATGTAGAGGTTGAAGAGAAAGAAATAGATACGTTGGAGGCTAAACAGTTGTACGAAACAGCAGTTTCGTTTCACCAATCACGTTATTTTCTCGCACCAGAAAACGAAGGTGAATTCTCGGTTTTTGATTTAGTTTGGGGTAAAATTAGGAGCTATCCGTGGTGGCCGGGTCAAATATTTGACCCGTCTGATGCATCAGAAAAAGCAATGAAACATCACAAAAAGGATTGCTTTTTAGTAGCATATTTTGGTGACCGAACGTGTGCGTGGAACGAGTCAACTGCCTTGAAACCTTTTCGGTCAACTTTTTCCCAAATAGCAAACCGTACAAattcggaagcttttaataatgcCGTCCACTGTGCTTTACAAGAAGTGTCTAGACGGGTTGAATTAGGGCTTGCATGCTCATGCATTCCTCGTGAAATTTACGAGAACATTAAATGTCAAATTGTAGAAAATGCAGGAATTAAACAAGAATCGAGTAAAAGACAAGGTATAGATAAATCTGCTAGTGTTAACTCATTTGAACCTGATAAACTCGTTGACTATGTGAGACTACTTGCGAAATTCCCGTACGGTGAAAGTGATAAAATGGAGCTCACAATGGCAATAGCTCAACTATCGTCCTATGGTCGTTATAAAAGGTATTGCCAGCTGGCAGAGTTTCAGTTATGTGGTGACATATCGGAAGCTGATCAAGTTATGAACGATGCAACATTTATTGATGATGGTTCTAAAAAACGAAAGGCTCTCGATTCCATTTCTGATGAACCAGTAGAAACGGCTAAACCCTCTTTTAAAGTTGGTGCATGCAGTCAAAAAGTAGAAAGTCAACAGACTGGACCACTTTTAAAGGGTAAACCGGTTGACCAAGTAGTTTCAGATCAAGCTCAGTTGTTATCACAACTTTACTTGGCTGCTCGGGACCCGATTAAAGGACACGACTTTTTGAATACCATCGTCCCGTTTTTCAATTCCCACCGAGCAGCTATTTTGAACAAGATTAGACAAGATTCAGTTAATACTAAAAAGAGAAAAGCATCAAATGAAAATGATCTAGAAGAGTTTGGATTTGATGATTATTGGACGGATAGGATCGTTCAGAACAATCCAAATGAACAACTATCGCAAGAACATCAAAATGGTGACAGAGTACATCAAACTGTAAAACCGACCCGCAGATCGAATAAAAAGCGTTTTTTTAGTAGCAATTATGAAATAGAGGCCAAGGAACAATTGGAGCTTATAGAAAGGAGACGGTTGAATTTGGAAACTGAACTTTTGATGAAGTTTACTGAAGGTATTTATTTCCCTTCAGAAGTTCATCTGAATAAAATTTTTAAACGGTTCGGGCCTTTAATGGAATCAGAAACTAAAGTAGATAGACAAAATGGGCGAGCTCGAGTGGTATTTAAAAAATGTTCAGACGCCGAAGTTGCTCATAATAGCGCTGGAAAGTTCAACATCTTTGGCTCCATTTTAGTAAACTTTGAACTGAATTATACACCGTTGATCTCGTACAAGCCTTGTCCTCTTCCACCGGCTCAAGATACAACAGATGCATGCTAA
- the LOC139840645 gene encoding uncharacterized protein yields the protein MKRQRKNVDEGPRFKKLAEMQEGMTNLGKSGGVYIPPFTLSRLMSEVQDKNSMEYQRMTWDALRKSINGLVNKVNSTNIKNIIPELVAENLIRGRGLFCRSCMKSQMASPGFTNVFAALVAVVNEMSLNTKFPGVGGLLLRRIILQLQRAYKRNDKHQLLAAVKFIAHLVNQQVVYELIALEILTTLLENLTDDSVEVAVGFVTECGSILQDLSPKGLHGIFERFRGILHDGEIDKRVQFLIEGLFALRKAKFQGYPAVHPDLDLVKPEDQLTHEVSLLDKFDPEITLDIFKLDSNFIKNEKRYEDVKKTILGDESSEDEEKGSDDSDDVDDESSQEEGDDEEKMRIRDETETNIVNLRRTIYLTIMNSLDFEEADHKLAILEVFLIL from the exons ATGAAACGACAAAGGAAGAACGTAGATGAAGGTCCAAGGTTCAAAAAGTTGGCTGAAATGCAAGAAGGAATGACTAATTTAGGGAAGAGCGGAGGTGTTTATATTCCACCGTTTACGTTATCTCGTTTGATGAGCGAGGTTCAAGATAAAAACAGCATGGAATATCAAAGGATGACATGGGACGCATTAAGGAAGAGTATAAATGGGTTAGTCAACAAGGTCAATTCCACAAATATCAAGAACATTATCCCAGAATTGGTTGCTGAAAATTTAATCAGAGGAAGAGGACTATTTTGTCGATCTTGTATGAAGTCACAAATGGCCTCTCCTGGTTTTACGAACGTTTTTGCAGCGCTCGTTGCTGTagtgaatgaaatgtccc tgaatACGAAGTTCCCTGGAGTGGGAGGCCTTTTGCTGAGAAGGATTATTCTACAACTACAAAGAGCTTATAAGCGAAATGACAAG CATCAATTGCTAGCTGCTGTAAAGTTTATCGCCCATTTGGTGAACCAGCAGGTAGTTTATGAGTTAATTGCTCTTGAAATACTGACAACTCTTTTAGAGAATCTAACTGATGATAGTGTGGAAGTTGCGGTTGGTTTTGTGACCGAATGTGGCTCGATACTTCAAGATCTGTCTCCCAAAGGCTTGCATG GTATCTTTGAGCGTTTTCGTGGGATTCTTCACGATGGAGAAATCGACAAAAGGGTGCAGTTTTTGATTGAAGGTCTCTTTGCGCTAAGAAAGGCCAAGTTCCAG GGATATCCGGCTGTTCATCCGGATTTGGATCTCGTTAAGCCAGAAGACCAGTTAACCCACGAAGTTTCTCTTCTTGATAAGTTCGATCCAGAGATTACCCTAG ATATTTTCAAGTTGGATTCCAATTTCATTAAGAACGAAAAACGCTATGAAGATGTGAAGAAAACCATTCTCGGTGATGAATCTTCAGAAGATGAAGAAAAGGGTAGTGACGATTCCGATGATGTGGACGATGAGTCATCGCAAGAAGAAGGAGATGATGAGGAGAAAATGAGGATTCGAGATGAAACGGAAACAAATATAGTTAATCTCAGGCGGACCATATACCTGACGATTATGAATAGTCTGGATTTTGAAGAAGCGGAccataaacttgcaatcttggaagtattcttgattttatga